One stretch of Sylvia atricapilla isolate bSylAtr1 chromosome 4, bSylAtr1.pri, whole genome shotgun sequence DNA includes these proteins:
- the LOXL3 gene encoding lysyl oxidase homolog 3 isoform X2, producing MGGCGPWAWPELLVLLGSTWLWVGSAQPTPPGPTPSPGPQLRFRLAGYPRKHNEGRVEVFYNDEWGTICDDDFTLGNAHVLCRHLGFVAATGWAHSAKYGKGVGRIWLDNVNCAGTEKNIGDCKHRGWGNSDCSHEEDAGVVCKDERIPGFKDSNVIETEQSHVEEVRLRPVVSGGRRQLPVTEGIVEVRYKDGWAQICDQGWDSHNSRVVCGMMGFPAEKKVNRNFYRLASKSQPKQKRREDVGPKKRLFTERQQLNYRLHSVSCTGTEVHLSMCSFEFYRGNSSAACGTGMPAVVSCVPGPLFATGNTHKKKQRQQQQQQGQPRIRLKGGARVGEGRVEVLKSSEWGTICDDRWNLQSASVVCRELGFGSAKEALTGARMGQGTGPIHLNEVQCRGTEKSLWNCPFRNITQEDCKHSEDAAVRCNIPYMGYENLIRLSGGRSRFEGRVEVAVGAGDGDQPRWGLVCGEGWGTLEAMVACRQLGLGFANHGLQETWYWDASNVTEMVMSGVKCAGHEMSLSHCQHHGASLSCRNTGTRFAAGVICSETASDLLLHAPLVQETAYIEDRPLHMLYCAAEENCLASSARLANWPYGHRRLLRFSSQIHNHGRADFRPKAGRHSWVWHECHRHYHSMDIFTHYDILTPNGTKVAEGHKASFCLEDTECEEDVAKRYECANFGEQGITVGCWDLYRHDIDCQWIDITDVKPGNYILQVVINPNFEVAESDFTNNAMKCNCKYDGHRIWVHSCHIGDALSEEANKRFEQYPGQLNNQIS from the exons ATGGGAGGCTGTGGCCCGTGGGCATGGCcggagctgctggtgctgctgggcagcacGTGGCTGTgggtgggcagtgcccagcccacCCCCCCGGGCCCCACGCCGTCCCCCGGGCCCCAGCTGAGGTTCCGCCTGGCCGGTTACCCCCGCAAGCACAACGAAGGCCGTGTTGAGGTCTTCTACAACGACGAGTGGGGCACCATCTGCGATGACGACTTCACGCTGGGCAACGCGCACGTGCTGTGCCGGCACCTCGGCTTCGTGGCCGCCACCGGCTGGGCCCACAGCGCCAAGTATGGCAAAGGAGTCG GGCGGATCTGGCTGGACAATGTGAACTGTGCTGGAACTGAGAAGAACATCGGGGACTGCAAACACCGGGGCTGGGGGAACAGTGACTGCAGCCATGAGGAAGATGCAGGTGTTGTCTGCAAAGATGAACGTATTCCTGGCTTCAAGGACTCCAATGTCATTGAG ACTGAGCAGAGCCACGTGGAGGAGGTCCGGCTGCGGCCAGTGGTGTCCGGGGGCCGGCGGCAGCTGCCAGTGACAGAGGGCATTGTGGAGGTGCGCTACAAGGACGGCTGGGCACAGATCTGTgaccagggctgggacagccaCAATAGCCGCGTCGTCTGCGGCATGATGGGCTTCCCAGCGGAGAAGAAAGTCAACAGGAACTTCTACAG gCTGGCCTCCAAATCTCAGCCTAAACAAAAGCGCAGGGAGGACGTAGGGCCCAAGAAGAG GCTCTTCACGGAGCGACAGCAGCTCAACTACCGCCTGCACTCGGTGTCCTGCACGGGGACAGAGGTGCACCTGTCCATGTGCTCCTTTGAGTTCTACCGGGGCAACTCCTCAGCAGCCTGCGGGACCGGCATGCCTGCTGTGGTCAGCTGCGTGCCCGGGCCCCTCTTCGCCACTGGCAACACCCACAAGAAGAAAcagcgccagcagcagcagcagcagggccag ccccggATCCGGCTGAAGGGCGGCGCGAGGGTGGGCGAGGGCCGCGTTGAAGTGCTCAAGAGCAGTGAGTGGGGCACCATCTGTGACGACCGCTGGAATCTGCAGTCGGCCAGCGTCGTGTGCCGTGAGCTGGGCTTCGGCAGTGCCAAGGAGGCCCTCACTGGGGCACGCATGGGGCAAG GGACAGGCCCTATCCACCTGAATGAAGTGCAGTGCCGGGGCACCGAGAAGTCCCTCTGGAACTGCCCCTTCAGGAACATCACACAGGAGGACTGCAAGCACTCGGAGGATGCAGCTGTTCGCTGTAACATTCCCTACATGGGCTACGAGAACCTG attCGGCTGAGCGGGGGCCGGAGCCGCTTCGAGGGGCGGGTCGAGGTGGCGGTGGGGGCTGGCGACGGGGACCAGCCCCGCTGGGGTCTGGTCTGCGGCGAAGGCTGGGGTACGCTCGAGGCGATGGTGGCCTGTCGCCAGCTGGGTCTGGGATTCGCTAATCACGGCTTACAA GAGACGTGGTACTGGGATGCCAGCAACGTGACAGAGATGGTCATGAGCGGGGTGAAGTGCGCGGGCCACGAGATGTCCCTGAGCCACTGCCAGCACCACGGCGccagcctgagctgcaggaacacGGGCACGCGCTTCGCTGCAGGCGTCATCTGCTCCGAGA CTGCCTCCGACCTGCTGCTGCACGCACCGCTGGTGCAGGAGACGGCATACATCGAGGACCGGCCGCTGCACATGCTGtactgtgctgctgaggagaaCTGCCTGGCCAGCTCGGCTCGCCTGGCCAACTGGCCCTACGGACACCGCCGCCTGCTCCGCTTCTCCTCCCAGATCCACAACCATGGCCGCGCCGACTTCCGCCCCAAGGCTGGCCGCCACTCCTGGGTCTGGCACGAGTGCCACCG GCACTACCACAGCATGGACATCTTCACTCACTACGACATCCTGACCCCCAACGGCACCAAGGTGGCCGAGGGACACAAAGCCAGCTTCTGCCTGGAGGACACTGAGTGCGAGGAAG acGTGGCCAAGAGGTATGAGTGTGCCAACTTTGGGGAGCAGGGCATCACCGTGGGCTGCTGGGACCTGTACCGGCACGACATCGACTGTCAGTGGATCGACATCACTGATGTCAAGCCAGGCAACTAcatcctgcag GTCGTGATCAACCCCAACTTCGAGGTGGCAGAAAGTGACTTCACCAACAATGCCATGAAATGCAACTGCAAGTATGACGGGCACCGCATCTGGGTGCACAGCTGCCACATCG gagatGCTCTCAGCGAGGAGGCCAACAAGCGGTTTGAGCAGTACCCAGGTCAGCTCAACAACCAGATTTCATAG
- the LOXL3 gene encoding lysyl oxidase homolog 3 isoform X1 — MGGCGPWAWPELLVLLGSTWLWVGSAQPTPPGPTPSPGPQLRFRLAGYPRKHNEGRVEVFYNDEWGTICDDDFTLGNAHVLCRHLGFVAATGWAHSAKYGKGVGRIWLDNVNCAGTEKNIGDCKHRGWGNSDCSHEEDAGVVCKDERIPGFKDSNVIETEQSHVEEVRLRPVVSGGRRQLPVTEGIVEVRYKDGWAQICDQGWDSHNSRVVCGMMGFPAEKKVNRNFYRLFTERQQLNYRLHSVSCTGTEVHLSMCSFEFYRGNSSAACGTGMPAVVSCVPGPLFATGNTHKKKQRQQQQQQGQPRIRLKGGARVGEGRVEVLKSSEWGTICDDRWNLQSASVVCRELGFGSAKEALTGARMGQGTGPIHLNEVQCRGTEKSLWNCPFRNITQEDCKHSEDAAVRCNIPYMGYENLIRLAGGRTEFEGRVEVKQGSKWGTVCSDGWTTKEAMVACRQLGLGYSLHAVTETWYWDASNVTEMVMSGVKCAGHEMSLSHCQHHGASLSCRNTGTRFAAGVICSETASDLLLHAPLVQETAYIEDRPLHMLYCAAEENCLASSARLANWPYGHRRLLRFSSQIHNHGRADFRPKAGRHSWVWHECHRHYHSMDIFTHYDILTPNGTKVAEGHKASFCLEDTECEEDVAKRYECANFGEQGITVGCWDLYRHDIDCQWIDITDVKPGNYILQVVINPNFEVAESDFTNNAMKCNCKYDGHRIWVHSCHIGDALSEEANKRFEQYPGQLNNQIS, encoded by the exons ATGGGAGGCTGTGGCCCGTGGGCATGGCcggagctgctggtgctgctgggcagcacGTGGCTGTgggtgggcagtgcccagcccacCCCCCCGGGCCCCACGCCGTCCCCCGGGCCCCAGCTGAGGTTCCGCCTGGCCGGTTACCCCCGCAAGCACAACGAAGGCCGTGTTGAGGTCTTCTACAACGACGAGTGGGGCACCATCTGCGATGACGACTTCACGCTGGGCAACGCGCACGTGCTGTGCCGGCACCTCGGCTTCGTGGCCGCCACCGGCTGGGCCCACAGCGCCAAGTATGGCAAAGGAGTCG GGCGGATCTGGCTGGACAATGTGAACTGTGCTGGAACTGAGAAGAACATCGGGGACTGCAAACACCGGGGCTGGGGGAACAGTGACTGCAGCCATGAGGAAGATGCAGGTGTTGTCTGCAAAGATGAACGTATTCCTGGCTTCAAGGACTCCAATGTCATTGAG ACTGAGCAGAGCCACGTGGAGGAGGTCCGGCTGCGGCCAGTGGTGTCCGGGGGCCGGCGGCAGCTGCCAGTGACAGAGGGCATTGTGGAGGTGCGCTACAAGGACGGCTGGGCACAGATCTGTgaccagggctgggacagccaCAATAGCCGCGTCGTCTGCGGCATGATGGGCTTCCCAGCGGAGAAGAAAGTCAACAGGAACTTCTACAG GCTCTTCACGGAGCGACAGCAGCTCAACTACCGCCTGCACTCGGTGTCCTGCACGGGGACAGAGGTGCACCTGTCCATGTGCTCCTTTGAGTTCTACCGGGGCAACTCCTCAGCAGCCTGCGGGACCGGCATGCCTGCTGTGGTCAGCTGCGTGCCCGGGCCCCTCTTCGCCACTGGCAACACCCACAAGAAGAAAcagcgccagcagcagcagcagcagggccag ccccggATCCGGCTGAAGGGCGGCGCGAGGGTGGGCGAGGGCCGCGTTGAAGTGCTCAAGAGCAGTGAGTGGGGCACCATCTGTGACGACCGCTGGAATCTGCAGTCGGCCAGCGTCGTGTGCCGTGAGCTGGGCTTCGGCAGTGCCAAGGAGGCCCTCACTGGGGCACGCATGGGGCAAG GGACAGGCCCTATCCACCTGAATGAAGTGCAGTGCCGGGGCACCGAGAAGTCCCTCTGGAACTGCCCCTTCAGGAACATCACACAGGAGGACTGCAAGCACTCGGAGGATGCAGCTGTTCGCTGTAACATTCCCTACATGGGCTACGAGAACCTG ATCCGCCTGGCTGGCGGGAGGACGGAGTTTGAGGGCCGCGTGGAGGTGAAGCAAGGCAGTAAGTGGGGCACAGTCTGCAGCGATGGCTGGACCACCAAGGAGGCCATGGTGGCCTGTCGTCAGCTCGGCCTGGGCTACTCCCTGCACGCAGTGACG GAGACGTGGTACTGGGATGCCAGCAACGTGACAGAGATGGTCATGAGCGGGGTGAAGTGCGCGGGCCACGAGATGTCCCTGAGCCACTGCCAGCACCACGGCGccagcctgagctgcaggaacacGGGCACGCGCTTCGCTGCAGGCGTCATCTGCTCCGAGA CTGCCTCCGACCTGCTGCTGCACGCACCGCTGGTGCAGGAGACGGCATACATCGAGGACCGGCCGCTGCACATGCTGtactgtgctgctgaggagaaCTGCCTGGCCAGCTCGGCTCGCCTGGCCAACTGGCCCTACGGACACCGCCGCCTGCTCCGCTTCTCCTCCCAGATCCACAACCATGGCCGCGCCGACTTCCGCCCCAAGGCTGGCCGCCACTCCTGGGTCTGGCACGAGTGCCACCG GCACTACCACAGCATGGACATCTTCACTCACTACGACATCCTGACCCCCAACGGCACCAAGGTGGCCGAGGGACACAAAGCCAGCTTCTGCCTGGAGGACACTGAGTGCGAGGAAG acGTGGCCAAGAGGTATGAGTGTGCCAACTTTGGGGAGCAGGGCATCACCGTGGGCTGCTGGGACCTGTACCGGCACGACATCGACTGTCAGTGGATCGACATCACTGATGTCAAGCCAGGCAACTAcatcctgcag GTCGTGATCAACCCCAACTTCGAGGTGGCAGAAAGTGACTTCACCAACAATGCCATGAAATGCAACTGCAAGTATGACGGGCACCGCATCTGGGTGCACAGCTGCCACATCG gagatGCTCTCAGCGAGGAGGCCAACAAGCGGTTTGAGCAGTACCCAGGTCAGCTCAACAACCAGATTTCATAG